In Natronomonas halophila, one DNA window encodes the following:
- a CDS encoding 50S ribosomal protein L14, translating into MEALNADVTQGLEKGSLITCADNTGARELKVISISGYSGTKNRHPKAGLGDKITVSVTKGTPEMRRQVLEAVVIRQRKPIRRPDGTRLKFEDNAAVIIDENEEPRGTELKGPIAREVAERFGSIASTATMIV; encoded by the coding sequence ATGGAAGCGCTCAACGCTGACGTTACGCAGGGCCTCGAGAAGGGCTCCCTCATCACCTGTGCTGACAACACTGGTGCCCGCGAGCTGAAGGTCATCTCGATCTCCGGCTACTCGGGTACCAAGAACCGCCACCCCAAGGCGGGCCTCGGTGACAAGATCACCGTCTCGGTGACGAAAGGGACGCCCGAGATGCGGCGGCAGGTGCTGGAAGCGGTCGTTATCCGGCAGCGAAAGCCCATCCGCCGTCCCGACGGCACGCGCCTCAAGTTCGAGGACAACGCGGCCGTCATCATCGACGAGAACGAGGAACCGCGTGGGACCGAACTCAAGGGCCCGATCGCCCGCGAGGTCGCAGAGC
- a CDS encoding ribonuclease P protein component 1 — protein MNPDSLVRHELAGLDVEVVDSPNPDLVGIAGRVVDETMHTLLVAASDGMKRVPKADATFRFDLDDTAVVVEGDRLVARPARRTELKGGSLWQ, from the coding sequence ATGAATCCCGATTCGCTCGTCCGCCACGAACTCGCCGGCCTCGACGTCGAGGTCGTTGATTCGCCCAACCCCGATTTGGTCGGGATAGCCGGGCGTGTCGTCGACGAGACGATGCACACGTTGCTCGTGGCGGCGAGCGACGGGATGAAACGGGTGCCGAAAGCGGATGCGACGTTCCGGTTCGACCTCGACGACACCGCAGTCGTCGTCGAGGGCGACCGACTCGTGGCACGGCCCGCTCGACGCACCGAACTCAAAGGAGGTTCACTATGGCAATAG
- the rpmC gene encoding 50S ribosomal protein L29 — MAILHVDEIRDMTPAEREAELEQLETELLNEKAVLAAGGAPENPGRIGELKKTIARLKTVQREEGDLEE; from the coding sequence ATGGCCATCCTGCACGTCGACGAGATTCGCGACATGACGCCCGCCGAACGCGAGGCGGAACTCGAACAGCTCGAGACGGAACTTCTCAACGAGAAGGCCGTCCTGGCCGCCGGTGGTGCCCCGGAGAACCCGGGCCGCATCGGCGAACTCAAAAAGACCATCGCCCGTCTCAAGACGGTTCAGCGCGAGGAGGGCGATCTGGAAGAATGA